TCCACACGGTTTTATCACTTTCCTTTTGGACCGCCAGTTCGGGGTATTTTTTTGCAAAAACCGGATCTTGGAAAACCGAAATGCGCCCGATCACGTAAATATTTTTATCATGGAGGTAACCGATAAATTCCTTGATATCGGGAATGCGACGCTCGGAGGCGCCGACCTCTCGCAAGAGCGGGTCTTGTACCTCAAAAGCGATTTGGCCGCTGTAATCCTTGATATCAATAACAATGGCGTTCACTTCCGTATCGTCCACAATGCCCACAAGCCTCTCGCGCAGATCTTTTGTCCCCCCCACCCAACTGGTCATGTAAATTGCTTTGACCGCTTTCGGTGTAGGAATATGAGTTACGACAAAGAGGGGTTCCGGTTCCGGCAAGGAGGCGTCAATTGCTTCTTCCGCGCCGGTAAGAGCGGCTGCCGGCGCGGTTTCGTACTCCAAAGAAAAAAGCGGCGCGCTAAAATATGTCAAAGAAAATAACGCCGCTACAAATATCCCCGCAATTAAAAATTTTCCTTTATTCTGTCTCATCGGCAATTGAGATTAATGTGCTTTCGTGTTTTCTGCGCTTATGGTGTCTTCCGTCTGATCTGTCCCTCTTGTGTGGTAAAACTTATGCTCGTTGTCAACAAACGCATCCGTTTCACTTGGCGCGGATGAAAAATTCCGGTCATCTTGTTTTGCGCGCCTTCCCAAGAGAAAGCTTACAAGAACGACCGTGATGCCAAGGAGTGTGATGCCTGCATCTTTCACGCCGCCGGGGAAACCCAAAAAAGGCATAATGGCGACCATGAAACCCATAACCATGAGAAATTGTGTTTTTGTCATAATAAAATAAATAACGGTTCTTTTAAAAAGATGATCTTAATTTCAACCATTATACTCTATAACACGCGATAGCCGAAATCCACACGCCGGAAACGCAGCGCGAATGGCACCTGACCCTTTCCTCTCAGGCGCTACTTGCCTGAAACCATGACCACAAACTCTCCCCTCACCTTGTCCGGATTCTTGGTAAAATAAATTTCGAGCTCAAGAGCAGAACCTGAAAGAAACTGCTCATATATTTTGGTGAGTTCTCGTGCTAAAACGATCTGGCGGTCATTACCAACATGCAAAGACAATGACGCAAGCGATTTTACAATGCGATGGGGAGATTCGTAGAACACCACGGTTTTTTTTGAGTCCGCTATCTCTTTAAAGAGCGTTTCTCTTCCCTTTTTGTGCGGCAGAAAACCCAAGAACACGAATTCCGAAGCGGGAAAACCGCTCGCGGAAAGCGCGGCGATGACCGCAGAGGGACCCGGTATCGGAACGATTGACACGTGCTCGCCGAAATGCTTTTTTACCTGCGACACCAAAAGCACGCCGGGGTCTGAGATAGTCGGTGTCCCCGCGTCCGAAACCAGCGCGAGATTCTTCCCTTCTTCCAAGAGTCCGAAGATTTTGTCTACCTTGGACAGTTTGCTGTGCGCGTGGTAGCTCATGGTCGGCGTTTCAATCTCGTATTTTTGCAAGAGTTTTTTGGTCACTCGCGTGTCTTCACACAAGATGAGATCCGCCTCTTTG
The nucleotide sequence above comes from Patescibacteria group bacterium. Encoded proteins:
- the rsmI gene encoding 16S rRNA (cytidine(1402)-2'-O)-methyltransferase, giving the protein MPTLYIVATPIGNLEDITLRAIRALKEADLILCEDTRVTKKLLQKYEIETPTMSYHAHSKLSKVDKIFGLLEEGKNLALVSDAGTPTISDPGVLLVSQVKKHFGEHVSIVPIPGPSAVIAALSASGFPASEFVFLGFLPHKKGRETLFKEIADSKKTVVFYESPHRIVKSLASLSLHVGNDRQIVLARELTKIYEQFLSGSALELEIYFTKNPDKVRGEFVVMVSGK